A DNA window from Chiloscyllium plagiosum isolate BGI_BamShark_2017 chromosome 9, ASM401019v2, whole genome shotgun sequence contains the following coding sequences:
- the LOC122553113 gene encoding calcineurin subunit B type 1 isoform X3, with the protein MAKARASKNLVDADEIKRLGKRFKKLDLDNSGSLSVEEFMSLPELQQNPLVQRVIDIFDTDGNGEVDFKEFIEGVSQFSVKGDKEQKLRFAFRIYDMDKDGYISNGELFQVLKMMVGNNLKDTQLQQIVDKTIINADKDGDGRISFEEFCAVVGGLDIHKKMVVDV; encoded by the exons ATGGCTAAGGCCAGGGCAAGCAAGAACCTGG TTGATGCTGATGAGATTAAACGGCTAGGAAAGCGGTTTAAGAAACTGGATTTGGACAATTCTGGCTCATTGAGTGTAGAAGAATTTATGTCCCTACCCGAGTTGCAACAGAACCCTCTAGTGCAACGGGTTATAGATATATTTGACACCGATGGAAATGGTGAAGTTGACTTTAAAG AGTTTATTGAAGGCGTCTCCCAATTTAGTGTCAAAGGTGATAAAGAACAGAAATTGCGAT TTGCTTTCCGCATCTATGACATGGATAAGGATGGGTACATCTCTAATGGAGAGCTTTTCCAGGTGTTGAAGATGATGGTGGGGAACAATCTAAAAGACACTCAGCTACAGCAAATTGTAGACAAAACCATAATTAATGCAGATAAAGATGGAGATGGGAGAATATCTTTTGAAGAGTTTTGTGCA GTTGTAGGAGGCCTAGACATCCACAAAAAGATGGTTGTTGATGTGTGA
- the LOC122553113 gene encoding calcineurin subunit B type 1 isoform X2 has protein sequence MGNEASYPLEMCSHFDADEIKRLGKRFKKLDLDNSGSLSVEEFMSLPELQQNPLVQRVIDIFDTDGNGEVDFKEFIEGVSQFSVKGDKEQKLRFAFRIYDMDKDGYISNGELFQVLKMMVGNNLKDTQLQQIVDKTIINADKDGDGRISFEEFCAVVGGLDIHKKMVVDV, from the exons TTGATGCTGATGAGATTAAACGGCTAGGAAAGCGGTTTAAGAAACTGGATTTGGACAATTCTGGCTCATTGAGTGTAGAAGAATTTATGTCCCTACCCGAGTTGCAACAGAACCCTCTAGTGCAACGGGTTATAGATATATTTGACACCGATGGAAATGGTGAAGTTGACTTTAAAG AGTTTATTGAAGGCGTCTCCCAATTTAGTGTCAAAGGTGATAAAGAACAGAAATTGCGAT TTGCTTTCCGCATCTATGACATGGATAAGGATGGGTACATCTCTAATGGAGAGCTTTTCCAGGTGTTGAAGATGATGGTGGGGAACAATCTAAAAGACACTCAGCTACAGCAAATTGTAGACAAAACCATAATTAATGCAGATAAAGATGGAGATGGGAGAATATCTTTTGAAGAGTTTTGTGCA GTTGTAGGAGGCCTAGACATCCACAAAAAGATGGTTGTTGATGTGTGA